TGAAGAGGTGCAGCGCTTCGTGGCCGTCACGGTCCTGGGCATGTGCCGTGCGGTGGCGATGGGCAGCCTCTCTCCCGCCACTGCATGCAGCCGGCTTCTCGGGCCGGCGCTGTTGTCCCGCGTGGAAGCAATGCAGGTGCACTCCGAACTCCGTCACGCCATTCATCTGGCGACGGAGTTGGAAGACGTGGCGCAGCTGGCACCGGAAGCATTGCCCAGCTCCATCGCGGAGATTGAGGCCAAGCTCCAGCAGGTGCTCACGAGCCTTTCCCCTCCGCCGAGTGATGCCGCGAAGTGGCTCGTGAAGCCCCCTGTTCAGGGCGACTGAGTACGCTGTCACGCCCCCTTGAGCATGATGGCCAGTTCCTCCGCCAGCGTCGTGGTGGGGCGGCCGACGAGGCGGCTCAGCGTGCGGCTCGTGTCGTTCAGGTCACCCCGGGCGATGCCTTCGTCGGAGTTCGCCAGCACATCGGCGTAGCCCTTGGGCAGCCCCGCCTGCTGGAGCGCGGCGGCGAAGTCGGCGGGTGGCAGGTCCTGGTACGTCACCGTCCTGCCGGACTGGCGTGACAGCTCCGCCGCGTACTCCGCCAGCGTGAAGCCGGTGTCGCCCGCGAGCTCGTACACCTGGTGCTCGTGGCCCGTGCCGGTGAGCACCGCGACGGCGGCGTCCGCGTAGTCCTGGCGGGTGGCGGGAGCGACACGGCCGTCCTTCGCGCAGCCCCGGAGCACGCCCTGCTCCAGCGTGCGCTTCGCGGACTCCGTGTAGTTCTCCAGGTACCAGCTGTGCCGCAGGAACACGAACGGAAGCCCTGACGCGCGGATGGCCTCCTCCGTGAACAGGTGCTCCGGAGCCAGCACCATGCGCGACGTGTCCGCGTGCAGGATGCTCGTATAGGCCAGCAGCCCCACGCCGGCCTTCTTCGCCGCGTCCACCACGGTCTGGTGCTGCTTGCGCCGCTGGCCCACCTCGCTGGAGGAGATGAGCAGCACCGTGTCTCCGAGGGAGAACACGCCGTCCCACGTCTCCGGGCGGCTGTAGTCCGCCTTGCGAACGTGCACGCCGCGCGCGGCCCACTCCGCGGCCTTGTCCGGATTGCGCACCACGACCGCGACCTGGTTCGCGGGGACCTGCTTCAACAGGCCCTCGATGACGAAACGGCCCAACCGGCCCGTGGCTCCCGTGACGACGATCATGGCTGCCTCCGTGTCGAACGTAGCAAGAAGTGTCCCAACCGCCCGACATGCATCCGGTCCACCTCCTGACCGCCGCGGCTTCAAAACCTGTCCGACTGTCGGACAAGTTCGTGCGGTGCGCCCCCGGCAGGGTGCCCCCTCCGGGTTACCTTCTCATCCATGTGGACCCGAGGGCCTAGAGGAACTCGTCCACGATGAAGACGCCGCCGCCGGAGAACTCAAGGACAGCGGTTCCGGGGGCCGAGCCAGGGAGCTTCCGCATCTGTCCCTTGGCCGTCCGCGCCACCGCGCAGATGGGCACTCGCTGTGATGCACCCGGTGGAAGTGCCTCGAAATAGCGGATGACGGCCTGAGGTCCGCTCGTCCAGACGTATCCATAGAGACGTGCCGGTGCCTCCAGCGTCCCCAGGTCGTCGTTCAACACACTCTCGACACGCCCTTCGTGCAGGGTGACGGACCGGCCATGCATCTGGTTCACATCGAACTCGACGCTCGCGCCGTCCCCCACGCCCAATCGCAGATAGCGCATGGCTTTGAGCGCCTCTTCCG
This DNA window, taken from Corallococcus coralloides DSM 2259, encodes the following:
- a CDS encoding SDR family oxidoreductase encodes the protein MIVVTGATGRLGRFVIEGLLKQVPANQVAVVVRNPDKAAEWAARGVHVRKADYSRPETWDGVFSLGDTVLLISSSEVGQRRKQHQTVVDAAKKAGVGLLAYTSILHADTSRMVLAPEHLFTEEAIRASGLPFVFLRHSWYLENYTESAKRTLEQGVLRGCAKDGRVAPATRQDYADAAVAVLTGTGHEHQVYELAGDTGFTLAEYAAELSRQSGRTVTYQDLPPADFAAALQQAGLPKGYADVLANSDEGIARGDLNDTSRTLSRLVGRPTTTLAEELAIMLKGA